The nucleotide window ACAACAGAAGGCTGTCTGCTGTTTCACAGACAGCCTTTTTATTCGGGCTGGCAGCATATTAAATAATCTGATTAGTAGAAGGAGGGTTTATCTCCTTCGGTGCCTGGTTTATCAATGCCTACACTCGCTTTTACATTCTTCCGGGGATGTTGGATCAAATCAGCGATATATGCAGCAACACTCTTTCTGGAGACTTCCGTGCCTTTAAAATCTTCTCCCTTCTGCGTAAGTTCATAATCTACTTCGTCGTTATCAGTTAACCAGGCGGGCCTTACCACCGTGTAATCCAGATCGGCGGTTTCTATGATATCAGCTGCTTTTCTGTAAGGGGCCAGACTGTTGCCTATCATGGAGTCATTCCACTTCCCGAAAGGCCCCGGCACTTCATTGTAAATGCCCAGAGAAGTAACAAATATCAAACGCCTGACACCATTTTTCTCCATCGCTTCCACAATCTGTCTGGCCATTTTATCTAAGCTCCCCGCCAGGTTGGCGTACACGATATCCTGATCTTTCATGGCCTCATTCAACTGGCTACGATGCAATACATCTCCTTCCACGATGTTGATGTTGGGGCCTTTGATCCCTTTTAAATGACTTTTTTTTCTCAGGAATAGTGTAAGGTGGATGTTTTCATGATGCTGAAGAAACTGAATAACATGATGGGCAATCGCACCGCCTGCGCCCAATATCAGCACTTTTGTCTGTTTCATGTTGACTGAGTTTTATTGATGGATAAATTTGACTTATATCTCTAAAATTGCCTTACAAAATCAGGCTTTAATAAAAACAGAAAAGTGCAATATTGGTTCATCAGCCTCCTATCCGGAGGCCGCTAAAGGCAATGGATAAAATGACTACTGTGCTCTCACCGCGTAGTGCCAGCTTAGTTTTAAGGTCATGTTATTTGTAACCCAAAATCATCACTATGTTAAAACGATTCTTATCTGTAGCCGCAGTACTGGCCATATTATCAGGTAGCAGCCTTTCTGCTGCAGCGCCTGTTCAGGCAGCTTCTGTAAAACAAACCCAGGTAGACAACAGGGTCACCCTTTCCATATCTGTATTCTGGACCCGCTGGTTGCCGCTTCCGCTTACATTTATACCCTCGTCATCGCTGATCGTCAATACAACCACCGGCCAAATAGTAAGGGCAGATGCCGCCGGGCATGCCAGCATCGATGTGAAGGTGGGAGACGTGCTTAAGATAGATGAATTTGTTCAGCTGGAGCATGTAGTTACTGCCTTAGATCTGCAAGCTGGTTTTATGCTGATCAGTTTGGGAGAACTTCCCAGTTAAACTGAAGACACGGCAGATTATGATCGGTCTGCCGTGTTTTTAAAAGTGATGATGTTGTTTCGATGGAATAAAACTGATGTTGCTGTTTTTTATTTATCATCTTCGCAGTACCTTGCCCGTGCGATTTAATTTTTTCTTTGCAGCATCAATCCATTATTTATGACCATCCATGAAATCATTGATCTGATGGGGCTCAAAAGCACAACCCCGGAGATCATACAGTTGTTTGAAACCTGTGAACTGGGAAAACCGCCCAAATCCGTCAATGCCAATCAGAGCAGGAAAAGCTTTCAGGACAAGAAAAGCCAGCTGAGCTTTGGTTTTAAGTTTGATATTACCAACGAACGGTTTTATCCTCCCTTCAGTCCCAAACAGGACGACTACAACTTCGATTGTTATCTTTCTTCCGTAGTGCTTTTTTCAGGAGGCTCCGGCAAAAAAAAGACCGCCGATACCAAACCCGATGCTTTCTGGGAAGGATTTATCAGCCCCAAAAGCAGTTATGAAGAATGTCTTGCCTTCTTTGATGTAAAGGGAGAAGAGCAGGATACCATTATGCGCAAACCCCTGAATGAAGTAGCAGAAGTGGCGGTATGGTTTTCCGGCGATAAGAGCCGTATCACCGATATGGAGCTGCGTATTATAGAGACGCGTGAAATTTTTTCCATATATAATTTTGATACGCGTTATACCAGCAAAAAAGTAAAACAGGCCTATAGTCTGTTGGTGAAATGGTTGTTTGATAACAGGTACCTGATACTACCGGAACAGGCTTACCAGGAAACATTAGGCCTGGATCATGCAGCCCTGCTGGATTTTACCGGCAAATACCTGAAAAATCATATCTGGACAACCCAGTTGGTGGATGACAAATCATTAACATCCTTTCTGTACCGGATCGCCAGTAACCGGTCTATAACTATACCGGGTGGCGAAAATGTCAATGTCTACATAAAACATCTCTATATAAAAGCTTCCGGAAAATGGGACCAGCATCAGGATATCTACAACAATAGCACTATGGAGGCGCTGGACGATTTTGAAAGCAGCATTCACCTGGATGAAACACAAAGCCGGCAATTCCTTCAGACGCTGACGGATATGTTTGTGCTTTTTAAACAGGAACCAGCGGACGATTTTTTTCTGTAATAAAATCAGCAAACTCAATGAAGATACTTATCATAGGCACTACTGGTGCCATCGGGGCGAAAGTAACGGCGGCCCTCGGCGTGAACAATGAGATCATCACCGCTGGCCGCAATAGCGGCGATGTCCGGGTGGATATTACCGATGCTGCTTCCATAGTTTTGTAATGGCAGCAGCTACAGAGTTGCAGCGTGGTATCCGTATCAACGCTGTGAGCCCGGGTCAGGCCGAAGATTCTGCCGGCGCCATCAGTCACCTGTTTCCCGGTTTTAACCCGGTGCCCATGCAAAAATTGGTGAACGCTTATCGGAGAAGCGTGGAGGGAGTAGTAACAGGCAGGATTATCCGGGTACATGAATAAATTGCACTCATTCCGGCAAACTGGCACCAAATTGGCATTGAGACGTATACAAACCATATTTTTTATGAAAAAGATTGCCCTTGTGGCCTTCCTCCTGACCGCTGCCATGTGTTATACACCAGCCACCAATGCCCAGGTACGGTTTAATGTTAATGTCAATGTAGGAAACCAGCCGCAATGGGGACCGGTAGGTTACGACTATGCTGAATATTATTATCTCCCGGATATTGATGCCTACTACTATATCCCACAACGTCAGTTCATTTATTTTGACCGCGATGAAGATGAATGGGTATTCTCCAGAGCGCTGCCCGGATATTATCATTATGATCTGTACCGGGGGTACAAGGTAGTGGTCAACGATCCCCGGCCTTATATGAATGCAGACTACTACCGTTCAAAATACAGAAGATACAGGGGCTGTTATGGCAGGCAGGCCGTCATCCGCGATTGCCACGATGAGCGCTACAGAAGACATGATGATGACGATGACGATGATCAGGGCAGAGGCTGGCGTGGCCGCGGGCATAGACGTGGTGAAGATGATTAAATAACGTTAACGGTTGTAGGTCGCAGGATTTACAACCGTTTTTTATTGCCGTTTACATTCTAACGCATAAAAAAAGCCGCTGAAAGCGGCTTTTTTTATCAAGTGAAGATTATTATCAGAATCCGGAAACGATGGCATTACTGGATAAAAAATCCTCCATCATTGGAATCAGCCATTGTTGTTTGAATACAACACCTGTATGTGTAGTACCCGGCAATACGGCCAGTCTCATATTGGGAAGAGGTGCCATATCACCCATTTTGCCGCCACCGCGTAAACGCAGCATTTCTACGGCATGTTCCAGCTGCACCGCATCTGCATCACCGAAAATAAACAGGGTTTGCGAACGGATACCCTGGATGGCTGTTGCCGGCCAGTCCTGCTGGCTCATGTCCAGCTTTTTGACTTTTTCCACCATCGGCCATATGCTCATATGTGATAGGCCGGTTGATGTCTCCTGTGCGGCCATGTCCCTGTGATTCCAGGACAATCACCTTGCGGTTACGTGAAAGTACATTCATCATCTCCCTGAAAGGGCCTTCAATGTTCATGTAGGCGCCATGTAATAAAAGGAGGGGTTCTCCGCTGCCCTGTATCTCGTAATACATTTTAAGTCCGTTGACTGCCGCATACCCTTTGGCAGCAGCGGATTGAGCATGAACGGAAACATGGGATACAAACAATAAAATCAGTACAGCCAGATAGGTTTTTTTGAAGTGTGTCATTTGATCGTATGGTTTAAACGGATAAAGACAACATCAGTAACAGGAACAAAATTATAACAGCCTTCAGAAAAGGAAGAGGGGAGAACACGACAATTTAAGGGCGAATTTGTACCAATATATTGATGGGCGGAAAGACATGCTGGCTGGAAGCTGTTATCTTTATCCCGTGACTTTTAATTACTTCGAAAATAAGCCATGGACAAGCGAACCAGTTGGATAGATAATTTACGTACATTCATTACCGTATTAGTGGTGGCCCATCATTCCTCCCTGGCCTATACCACCTTTGCCTATTTTGATAGGGATGCCTATATCCGCTCTACCCACCCTGTGGTGGATGCCGCAAGAAGCCGTGGACTGGATATCTTCGAGGATTTTAATGATGTGTTTTTTATGTCGCTGATGTTTTTAATCAGTGGCATTTTTGTGTACCGGAGCCTGTTGAACAAGGGGGCTGCTGTTTTTGTGCGTGACCGGTTTTATCGGTTGTTTATTCCTTTTGTGGTAGGGGTGACTGTGTTGATGCTCTGTGCGTACTATCCGTCTTATTATCTCGCCCATGGCACACATGATCTCCAGGCATATGTGGTAGACTTTTTTACGGTAGAGGCATGGCCGGTAGGACCACCCTGGTTTATATGGGTGTTGTTTGTGTTTAACCTGGTAGTGGTCATTATCTTCCCGCTGTTAAAAGATCGTATCATACAATGGAGTGCAGGATTGGCAACGCTGAGACAACATCCGGTAAAACTGTTGTTGTATTGGTATCTCTTCACGTGGGTGCTGTATGTACCCTTGGCGTTGGTGATAGATGCCGGGTACTGGACAGGCATCGGCCCGTTTGATTTTCAGGTGGGCAGGGTCCTGTTGTATTTTGGCTATTTTTTCCTTGGCATACTCATAGGGGCGCCGGGAGTGAATAACGGATTGTTTACCGAAGGGGCAGTTTTTGTGAAGAAATGGTGGTGCTGGCTGCTGGCCGCTTTGGGAGTATATGCCGCACTCAAGTTGAGTGAGGCGCCACTGACCGGCATGTTGAAGCGGGGGGAATTAAGTCTGCAACAGGCCACACTGATATACAGATCTATCTGGACATTATCCTGCACTTTCAGTTGTATTGCCTCGCTGACTATATTTAAGCGTCTGCTGAACTATAGCGGCAGATGGTGGCAGTCACTGTCGGCCAATGCCTATGGTATCTACCTGGTGCATTACATTTTTGTGATCTGGTGTCAGTATCTTTTGCTGGGCGTGCCTTTGCCGGCATGGCCCAAATTCCTGATTACCACGCTGGTGTCGGTAATATGCAGCTGGTGTGTGACCTATATCGTCAGGAAAAATAATCTCATCGGGAAGTATCTGTAAAAACCTTCTTCCTGCTCCGGTGTTATCATTGTTGAACATCAAAGTCAACTATGCAGCACACTGTTTTAACATCCGGCCAGTGGCCGGTTATCAAATTTGAAGACTGGAAGGATACACTGGCTACTGTACATCTGTGGACACAGATAGTGGGTAAGATCCGCCTCCGGACGATGCCCTGGCTGAACCATTCCTGGCATGTCACACTTTATGTAAATCCGTATGGGCTTGGTACAGGAAGTATGCCTTACCGGGATGGTATCTTTCAGATCGATTTTGATTTTGTCCATCATCAACTGGTGATTATTACCAGCAATGGGGAACGGGAAGCCATAGGCTTAAGGCCCAGAACGGTGGCTGATTTTTATACCACTTTGTTTGAAAAGCTACAGTCGCTGAATATAGAAGTCACGATTTATCCTGTGCCCAGCGAAATACCCGACGCTATTCCGTTTAACGAAGACGAACTGCATCAGTCTTATGATCAGCATCAGATGGAGAATTTCTGGCTGGCGCTGGTCAGGATGCATAATGTGCTGACCCGTTTCCGTGCGAGTTTCACGGGTAAATGCAGTCCCGTTCATTTTTTCTGGGGTGCTTTTGATCTGGCCGTAACGCGGTTTTCAGGGAGGGATGCACCCGAGCATATGGGCGCTGCACCCAATATGCCTACTATTGTTATGCAGGAAGCGTATTCCAAAGAAGTGAGCTCCTGTGGCTTCTGGCCGGGTAATGAGCAGTATCCGCAGGCTTGTTTTTATTCCTATGCCTATCCGGCAGCTCCTGATTATGGTACACAGCCGGTACAGCCGGCAGAGGCCTTCTACAGCCTGGAGATGGGAGAGTTTATGTTGCCTTACGATGTAGTGCAGCAGGCCGATAACCCCGAAGAGACATTGATGGCCTTTTTACAGTCCACCTACGAAGCTGCCGCCAATACAAGCCACTGGGACCGTAAAGCCCTGGAATGTGATCTGTCAAGGTATGAAGAGGCTTATGGTTGTTATAAGGAGGGGTAGTGTTGGTTTCCGGAGGGTTTCGGGTTAGTGGGAAAAAGTATATCTTTTGGGAAATTATCTAGTTGTGAGAAAAATTATCAGATTATCCCTTATCCTGCTGGGCTTCCTGGGGGTCGTTTCCCTCTACGCCAATTTTTTACATCCCCTGTTTTTCTTTGGTAAAAAGCCGTTGGTAAACACCAACAGCGCCTTCCTTGCCAAAGGAAGGGACATCGCCTTCACCAGCGGAGATGTCACGCTGAAAGGCAAAATTTTTACCAAGGCCCCCCAGGGTGCGAAAGTGCCGCTGATCGTCTTTTGCGTAGGTTCCGGTCCCAATTCTTCCCATGCCACCAGCTATGCCCGCATGCTGGATACTATGTTCCTGCAAAATCTCCCGATGGATAGTATCGCGTTACTCTGTTTTGATAAACGGGGTATTGGTGAGTCGGATGGTGACTGGTACAACGCCTCCTTTGAGCAAAGAGCCGCAGATGCCAAGGCTGCAGCCGATTACGGTGCTACACTTCCTTTTGTGGACCCTAAACGTATCATTATTGTGGGGCACAGTCAGGGTGGCTGGATTGTGCAACTGGCATTAGCCCAATATCCGGAAACATTTGTGGGTGGTATTTCTATGGCTGGACCTGTATTCAGCGTACGCCGGCAACTGGTGAATGACCGTTCCAGCTCCCTCGCCTGTCATGGTATGGACACTGTATCGGCCATTAAAAAAGCGGAATGGGAGGTCAGCCGGGATATTACATTTTCAATGCTTTTCCCTTTCATGGAAAACTGGAAACAGCTTCAGGTGATCAAGGATTTTGAACCGGCACCTTATCTGAAAAAAATAAAAACGCCTATATTGTTACTTTGGGGCTCACAGGACCCGCTGGTAAGTCCGCAGTGGTGTCGGGAAGCATTAGCCGCCAATTTCCCACAGGGCCTGCCGGCCAACTTTGATACACTCACCATAACCGGCGCCAATCATGGCTTTAAAATAGCCGGATGCTGTTATGAAGGTTCTTATGCCCAGGTGCCCTATGCTGCAGCATGTAAAGTGGCTATGCTCAGCTGGATACGAAAAAAATTTTTGTGATAGAATAGTACCTTTTTGATTGTAATACGTTTTAAGGACGAGATCGGTAGATTCTCAAATAGAGAAAGAGTGCTCCGGTTAAGGCTGTCATTGACCTATAGACAGTTTTACAGAAGTTCAGATTGTAAGAATATCAACCATTAGAACGAATGTAGCAATACGATATTTTTTCCCATTCATTTTTTACCCCCAAAGACGCTGGTTTATTTCCAGTGTGATTTTCTTTTGTCCATTGTTTGTGCCTTTTATTGTTAGTTAGTCGTCGATAGGTTGTAGTCGAAACAGAGTGGATATGATTCAGCATTGTTTAATTATTAGTGTTAATGGTAGGTCGTCGATGTTTGGGGTGAGTCTTATTATCTCACATCGACGACTTTTAAAGAGTGAAAATTGTTGAAAGAGGATTTTTGGGTGTTTGATAATGACGTAGATGGTTTTGTGGGGGGATAGGGTTTTAATCGTACAAGGGTGAATTGAAATAAAAAGTCGTAAAGCTTTCTGGCATCGGAATATATTGTTTTAATTGTACAAGGATGAATTGAAATGTGGTGAATTTTCGTAGTGGAACACAATTATCCAGGCCTTAATCGTACAAGAATGAATTGAATTCTCCAGCGTCCAAGGAGTGGAATGGCTTGCCTATCTTATAAACTATACAAAACAACAGCCGATTGCTGAGTAAAATTTTTAGGGGTGGATAGTACTTTTTTATTCTGAGGACGTTAAAATGTCAAAAAAATAGATAATTCTCATGATGACTTAGTGAATATCTGAGATTCACTAAATCAGGAGAAAGAAATCCCGTCCGCTATCATATTCATATTGGCTTTGGATCATTCCGGAGACGGAATTTCCGTGCCTGTTCTCTACCATTTTCGTCATTTAATAAATCACGCATATGCGACTATTGCTACCAGTAACTAAAAGCAAAGCCACCATTTATTTTCATCAGCATCAGGTATTCCTTACCGGGGCCCTTCATAAATGGATAGGCTTTAAAAATGATGTCCATGGCCAGTTAAGCCTGCATAGCTTTTCATGGTTGCAAAATGTAGATATCACCAGAGAAGGGCTGCGGACAAGAGACGATTCCTATTTTTTTATCAATGCTTATGATACCGCCCTGATTAAAAAAATTGTGCGTGGTATTCAGGAAGATCCTACTATTTGTATAGGTGTATCCGTAACGGATATTCATATTGAAGAAACGCCCGTGTTCCCTTCTAAAAAACAGTTTTATCCGGCTAGTCCGGTATTTGTAAAGAAATACCTGGATCGCAAAAATGAGAAACATGTTATGTATACAGATCCTGAAGCTGCTACCTGCCTGACCACTGTATTACAGCGAAAGCTAAGGCAGGCAGGCTTATCCGATCAGGGAGTTTCCGTTTCTTTTGATACTACTTACCCTAAGGCCAGTACGAAATTAATTGCTTACAAAATGGTCAATAATAAGGCGAACTTATGTCCTGTAGTGGTAGAGGGTACGCCTGAACAGGTGGCATTCGCCTGGGAAGTAGGAGTGGGCAACTGTACTGGAATTGGTTTCGGAGCATTAAAATAGAGATACCATGGAAAAATATTATGTGGTCATGTATAGTGGTCCCTTTGGCTATATCAAGCCCTGGACAGCCGTTAGAGACAGTGAAACATTCAGCCAGCAGTTCTTAACCGTTTCGATAGTGGAAGGGCTGGAGAAAAAGTTGTTCCCTGAATTGTTGACAGAAACCGGCGATGTGAAAAAAATACGGCGGCATCGGATTAACTACTGTGGGATTGATATTCAGCTGGAAAGAACCTGGTCTAAGGGTGGATTTAAGTTCACGAAAGAAAAAGGAATCTATAAGACCAATCAGAGCACTTTGAAGCGAGGAGTAATGCTAATGCCGCATCTGTATCTTGCCTTTGGTGAAAGGGAGGATGCTGAAAGAGCATTCGAACAATCAATCTGTCTATGTCGTAACGAGGATTTATTGTTCCCCGGGTTTATGAAAGAGATGGAATCTGCTTCGTTTGATAGTATACCAGGTTTTGAACTACTGCCTGCAGACAGAGATACAGGTTTTAAAGTAGGGCATAATCGTTTTGCTGGTGGAGCAGAAATGTACGGAAAACTGTCTGTAACTGGTAACCCCATACGAAATGAGCAAGAATAAAAATGCCTGGCAGAACCTTCTGGCCAAAAAGAAGGTTCAACTTCACATTCATCTGGAGCAGGTCGCTTTAGCCATTGAATGCATTGCACAAAACCTTCATTACTCATTCGATAGAGGGTTGGCAAGAAAGGGAGCCGTGTTACACGACGTAGCTAAAGCCCATCCTCATTTCCAGCGGAAAATCAGAAAAAAAAGAAACACCACCTTAGTGGAAGAAGTGACCTGGGG belongs to Chitinophaga sp. HK235 and includes:
- a CDS encoding S9 family peptidase; the protein is MRKIIRLSLILLGFLGVVSLYANFLHPLFFFGKKPLVNTNSAFLAKGRDIAFTSGDVTLKGKIFTKAPQGAKVPLIVFCVGSGPNSSHATSYARMLDTMFLQNLPMDSIALLCFDKRGIGESDGDWYNASFEQRAADAKAAADYGATLPFVDPKRIIIVGHSQGGWIVQLALAQYPETFVGGISMAGPVFSVRRQLVNDRSSSLACHGMDTVSAIKKAEWEVSRDITFSMLFPFMENWKQLQVIKDFEPAPYLKKIKTPILLLWGSQDPLVSPQWCREALAANFPQGLPANFDTLTITGANHGFKIAGCCYEGSYAQVPYAAACKVAMLSWIRKKFL
- the cas6 gene encoding CRISPR-associated endoribonuclease Cas6; translated protein: MRLLLPVTKSKATIYFHQHQVFLTGALHKWIGFKNDVHGQLSLHSFSWLQNVDITREGLRTRDDSYFFINAYDTALIKKIVRGIQEDPTICIGVSVTDIHIEETPVFPSKKQFYPASPVFVKKYLDRKNEKHVMYTDPEAATCLTTVLQRKLRQAGLSDQGVSVSFDTTYPKASTKLIAYKMVNNKANLCPVVVEGTPEQVAFAWEVGVGNCTGIGFGALK
- a CDS encoding alpha/beta fold hydrolase; the encoded protein is MTHFKKTYLAVLILLFVSHVSVHAQSAAAKGYAAVNGLKMYYEIQGSGEPLLLLHGAYMNIEGPFREMMNVLSRNRKVIVLESQGHGRTGDINRPITYEHMADGGKSQKAGHEPAGLAGNSHPGYPFANPVYFR
- a CDS encoding DUF5996 family protein yields the protein MQHTVLTSGQWPVIKFEDWKDTLATVHLWTQIVGKIRLRTMPWLNHSWHVTLYVNPYGLGTGSMPYRDGIFQIDFDFVHHQLVIITSNGEREAIGLRPRTVADFYTTLFEKLQSLNIEVTIYPVPSEIPDAIPFNEDELHQSYDQHQMENFWLALVRMHNVLTRFRASFTGKCSPVHFFWGAFDLAVTRFSGRDAPEHMGAAPNMPTIVMQEAYSKEVSSCGFWPGNEQYPQACFYSYAYPAAPDYGTQPVQPAEAFYSLEMGEFMLPYDVVQQADNPEETLMAFLQSTYEAAANTSHWDRKALECDLSRYEEAYGCYKEG
- a CDS encoding acyltransferase family protein, which translates into the protein MDKRTSWIDNLRTFITVLVVAHHSSLAYTTFAYFDRDAYIRSTHPVVDAARSRGLDIFEDFNDVFFMSLMFLISGIFVYRSLLNKGAAVFVRDRFYRLFIPFVVGVTVLMLCAYYPSYYLAHGTHDLQAYVVDFFTVEAWPVGPPWFIWVLFVFNLVVVIIFPLLKDRIIQWSAGLATLRQHPVKLLLYWYLFTWVLYVPLALVIDAGYWTGIGPFDFQVGRVLLYFGYFFLGILIGAPGVNNGLFTEGAVFVKKWWCWLLAALGVYAALKLSEAPLTGMLKRGELSLQQATLIYRSIWTLSCTFSCIASLTIFKRLLNYSGRWWQSLSANAYGIYLVHYIFVIWCQYLLLGVPLPAWPKFLITTLVSVICSWCVTYIVRKNNLIGKYL
- a CDS encoding SDR family oxidoreductase; this translates as MKQTKVLILGAGGAIAHHVIQFLQHHENIHLTLFLRKKSHLKGIKGPNINIVEGDVLHRSQLNEAMKDQDIVYANLAGSLDKMARQIVEAMEKNGVRRLIFVTSLGIYNEVPGPFGKWNDSMIGNSLAPYRKAADIIETADLDYTVVRPAWLTDNDEVDYELTQKGEDFKGTEVSRKSVAAYIADLIQHPRKNVKASVGIDKPGTEGDKPSFY